ATTGCTAATTGCCGATGATGCTTTAGTCTTAGCTAAGCTTTCCAACAGTCTACCaattagaagaaagaaacttAAGAATACAACAGAATCAAAATATGTTGTTGATAAACCTTTGTGTGTCATTGAttctttgttgtttcttggCCTTGAAGCTGCAATCGCTAGAAGGGCAATGCTGGAAAAGTATGCTACAGAAGTACCCAAAGACATCAACAAATTCATACTTCCAAATCTAAAGAGACGtcttttccaattgtttGAGTGTTTCCATAACGAATAAACCTCTTTGATAGCCTTACGATGGAATATGTCTGCAACGAAAAAGTACACCGGGGTACTGAGGATAAATAAAATCCAAACTACGCGGGCAACATCCCCAACCCATATTGGCTCTTCTAACCACTTTCTAAATTTATTCTTCGAATGTACTAAAGACATTCCGATAATCCCAAATATAAATGTAGGAATTGCAACAACGGTAACAGCAACTAGTCTTTTAACTATCCCTAAAGTTTCCCTTTTGGCCATCTCTTTTAATTGCAGTTCGATAGGCACTTCTTTTACTATTACGACATCAATATCATTATGCTCCGGGGTAGTGAGTTCTGTTTTGATCTTGTCGATTATATTACGAATAGTTATACCTCTTTCGACATTTGGAATATAGGAAAACCTAATATAAGGGTGTTTAAGCGATAATTCGTTGGAATCATCTATTATTAGCTCTGCATCCGCAATGTCTTGTAATGAATGAATAGCACGCACCGGACAGTTTGAACAGAACATCCCCTCTATTTTGACAGTAACAGCTCTGCTTGGAACTTTAACTGAAATGTGATTTGTCAATGTTGGAGAACCAACAGCATTGTATATGAAACCGCAGTCTTCTActgtttctttcaactcTTCTAATTTATCCGGAGCATTAGTATCCAAAATGAATGATCCAACTTTACTAACAACGTTTACCGCGACGTCAGAAACAAAATCCAAATCAGACACTGCATTGGTTATAGATGAGGCACAGGCTGCACAGGTAATACCACCGATAGACGCGGTTActttatattttctttcgCTTTGAACTGGTAAAACATCCTTTAATTGAATCGAAATATTGTGGTCCCTAATAATATCCAAGATTTTTTGGCAGATATTCTTATTCTGAACAATGGCCAATATACTATTGTCTTCTAATTTTACATTGGATATACCAcatttctcttttatttcctCGATTATGgaatcaacttcttctgtGTCCTCCAAAACGAAATGCGCTCTATAATTCAGATCTGCTGCATTGTTGGAGTTGTCGTTTGGGTTACCTAAATTTCTAATATCAACTAGTTGCCAGTCATGTAAGTCTTTATCAAATACTTCAATGTCGGCATCAAGACCTGATCTTGATAACGATTCTAGTAAATCCTTTAGATCTTTACTGGACTTGATCTCTATCACATTCTCactttttttatatttgaCGGACCCTGTCTTGTTGTCTACAACTTTTCTAATAgatttttcagtttctgGACCTTTATTGTCCTTAACAAGGACTCTAACCTTAAGtgatcttttcatttaCACTATTAGTTGGATTTTTTTATCTAGGGGTGTTCGATCTGACATTGTGTAGATAAGCCATACTTAACCAACATCCGCTACCATCAAAGGAACAATGGATCTCTGGCACCCTTAAGATTAAGCTTTATCTGTTTATATAGAATGAGGTgtaactttttttcatcatgTATCTCAATGATGTAAATACAGCACTAATAACGCAAGGCTGAAAAATATATAGTCACTTTGTAAtcataaaagaaaagaaatatgagCGGCTTTTGCTGTATGTGTGGCACTAGTTTTCGGGGTATGATGTATCTTACGTAATTAAtcatacacacacacacacacacacacacacacacacacacacacacacacacatatatatatataagtagaGAAACAATCGTTAACCTTTCTTTTATTAGTTAGTCGGctagttagttagttagttagttatgAGAATCGTAGTTATAcaattaaaataaaaacaatgcacaaaaaaaaatatatgtaatCATGTTCTTAAgtgttttgattttttttgtttaacgCAAGAATCCCTTCTTTTTAGCAGGAACTGGTGAATTAGATGGTTGGTTTGCGAGGGACAGTTCTAGTTgacgtttcttttcttccaaagccTTAAGTTGGCTTGTTAGTTTatccttcaattctttgtGTCTAGCAAATAGTTCGGCTTCAGACTTCTgtagcttcttctccttttcttcaaccttTTGTTGGAAAACAGCCTTCATTTCAGCCTCAAGCTTAGCTAACTTGACTTCGTGAAGTTGTTTTTCCTCCTTTTGTCTAGTTTCCGGATCGAAGCTCTTGAACACACTGTTGTCCTGCTTGATGCCTAAACCTATTAACTTTTCCGATCTGTATTTCTCGTATAGAACCTTGTTAGTTCTTTCGCGCAACTCTTCCAAGTACTGTCTTATTAATAGGTCTCTTAGGTACACGAAATCGGAGTGTTTTGTGTTATCGACCTCGATGACACCCCATGGATAAGCTCTACCTCTAACTCTTCTACCATCCTCTGTGGTCACTTGTTCCGTAGAACCAACAACAGCGAATgggatcttttcaaagatgttTTCATTCTCCCCAGAACCATCGTCTCCCAGCGTAAAGTATTGAGGTGGTTCGAACAATTGAACGTTAGCCTGTTCCAATTGCTTTTTTATAGTAGCCTTGAAGGACAGAATCTCTTCATCTGTTAATATATCAGACTTGGCGATGATTGGAATCAAGTTACACTTAGAGTGAACTTGTTTGCAAAATTCCAAATCTAATTGCTTTAAA
The Kluyveromyces marxianus DMKU3-1042 DNA, complete genome, chromosome 1 DNA segment above includes these coding regions:
- the CDC3 gene encoding septin CDC3; this encodes MAEMMNDAVKAEAVSLKREESGVADSESVTHDASSHHHMALSAADSVPAVEETVSRGQVLPEQPKVKVIRRQISGYVGFANLPKQWHRKSIRRGFNLNLLCVGYKGLGKSTLINTLFNRELYEQDNLTQGVQSLDLSDSNTDTSVKKENGEEDSVHQPKVKIETVSAEIEENGVKLQLTVVDAPGFGDSIDNTDSWKPIVDEINRRFDQYLESENKIQRSVLQDNRIHACLYFIEPTGHGLKQLDLEFCKQVHSKCNLIPIIAKSDILTDEEILSFKATIKKQLEQANVQLFEPPQYFTLGDDGSGENENIFEKIPFAVVGSTEQVTTEDGRRVRGRAYPWGVIEVDNTKHSDFVYLRDLLIRQYLEELRERTNKVLYEKYRSEKLIGLGIKQDNSVFKSFDPETRQKEEKQLHEVKLAKLEAEMKAVFQQKVEEKEKKLQKSEAELFARHKELKDKLTSQLKALEEKKRQLELSLANQPSNSPVPAKKKGFLR